In Gossypium arboreum isolate Shixiya-1 chromosome 3, ASM2569848v2, whole genome shotgun sequence, the sequence GCAGGATATTAATAAACTTTATTAATATCTAAGTTCAATTCAAAAATTTTGTCCAAATTTgatcatatttataattaactAATCTGAGCTTATTTTAAGTCtatctatattatttttaaaaaatttaaaatatatatttatattatttttaatttaatatattttccatttattaaaattttatatataatcttCTTTAACATTTTATAATGGTTACATTTTAatatagatttaattttatatattataaattataaaatataaaatattacaaacttaaaattaatcaaaccaaactcaaattataaatattcaaaattaaacttaacccatattttaaatatattttaaactgatttaatttttatctaaatttatttttaaaaccttAATTTTTCATCTAATCTCATCTAATCTCTCTTAAATTTGAATTGGGTAGCACCACTCATGATAAGTCTAGGCATGTACATGCGCGCACTTGAATTGCGGCAAAGCAGTGGATCCTAAAGGACCGCATCGAATCCTCAATAGTTGTCACATGAACCAATAACTGGAAGTCATGTGTATCAGTTCGGGAATCCAGCCAATTAACTGTCGAGTTTCGTGCCCAGCCGAGAGCAACAGCCGGCTACTTGTACCTGGCTTTGGTAGCTGATGTGGCCCTGGctatttttgtcactttatttatgCAATTGTTTAATTTGGTACACTTAAATCCATTGACTAGAAACTttcagactttcatggattaatgacatttattttttgaaaagaaaataagataaaaatattaaaattatcaaaaaatttcTGAACTCGGCCAACTCAAGCGGAGGCTGGGCAGCTGTTGAATAGAGCAGCGAAGCCGATTCATAGTGAACATTTTGGCAGTTTATGGAACTTTCTTTGATAAGGGCACACCACGTCACTGGCCGAGGGGGGAGACAATTCccatgaaaaaaataaataaaataaattcacaCTTTCACTTGACGTTTTTGCACTCCACAATCTTTTGAGGACGGTCCCATAATAAGCGTACCTAGAGACTTTCAAAACGACGGAAAAACATGCATTGTCCACTAGGAAGCGTTTCGATCCTGCAAGGCTGTTATCAGTCGCTTCCTTACTGTCAATTGAGGCTATTTTGGCATTAAACTGTTttccaacaattttttttttgtttaaaaatcaaaatgtaataatttaaaaagaaaatcgtTACAACCGGCCAAtttatataaaaggttaaaatatattataagtcCCTGTACGGttagtaaatttaaaatttaatttatgtatttttatttttaaaaatttaattcttttatttttctatttcaaaatttatatttaattattatcggtgttaaaattattttgttaaacttAAGTTCATTACAGCGTTAATAATTGAATCTAAATTTATCTAATTATTATCGGTGTTAAAACTATTTTGTTAAACTTAAATTTATTACAACATTAACAATTGAATCTAAATTTCAAATCTAAAAaatagaggattaaattttaaatttgtgaaaaatatagggactgatgacatattttaacctatatAAACAACCCACTTTTTCTTTtcgtcttttatttaaaaaaaaaaatcatttatcgGTTTCTCCTCTTCCTATATTTCTTTtaatcttcttcctccttcacgCTTTGTTAAaattctcttcttttatttttgatACGATCttttttttcccctattttaaaGATTCTTTAGCTCTGTTTAACATGTCTTTAGCCACTTCTCAGATCCTTCAGTTTTCTCCATATTTTCTCTAAATTTGGATTCTTCACGGTATATCTACGAATTTTCTTTTCATATCCATCAAGTTTAATATTTTTACTAGTTATTAGTTCACAGTTCcatattttatttcaatattttttttgCTGTCAATTCTGTTTGTCTAATTTTCTTTTTGAGGATAAGTTTGCTTATGTATTTCATATGACTTTGTTGTTTACATGGTTTCATAAAACTTCGTTAAGGTTTAGGTTTTTTGCGCTATGTATGCATGGTTTTGAGCTGATATGTTTTCGTAGTTTTGTTGTTTGGGTggtatattaaaaaatttaagaagGAATTTAGCTATCTGTTAATGATATTTGTTATCTTTTCATGTTAGATTGAtaaagagagtaaaaagagttcgtTCTGTTTTTTCTTTTACTAAATAGTTAATCCCACAGCTGTATTATTTCAGTTAATTGTGTGGAAATTCAAGTTTAGAGGAATATTTTATAGCTTAGAATCCACTTTAATGGCTTTTTATTAATATCTGAATGTGTTACCTTGATTGTTTATTCTTGTTAGGGTTAATGAATCCAAAGTATTTGTTGTTAAGGAGCACAAGACGCTCCAGATACCTCTTTGCATCCACTTTGAATGTTCTAATAAAAGGATTTTATCCTAGAGATGTTGTCAGATACGCTGGCAACTAAGCTTTCACAAAGTTGAGGTTTGTGTTGTTGTGTTGATGCTTTATAAGATGGACCGAGAAGATACATCAGGGTTTGTAAGTGGAGGGGGAGCGTCATCGGAATTTCTTATTTTCCTAATTTGTTTTTGATATATATACCATACCAGTCATGTATTAAAGATTTTTCATTAAGGTGGGCCTCTTGTTCCTTAGTCTTATAGTTTGCAGCTTTTAGAAATTAAGCTTATGGATTTGAATAAGAATGTGCAGTTTTCTCATGTATCAGAACTctcaaaaaatgaaaaatttggtgataCCACCCTGTGCCTGAACTTTCTTGGTCACGGAGGAAGCAATAAGGCCAGATTTGGAACTACTCAAAACGATCTACATGCTGATCTTTCTAATGCACCTGATGATGGCTGCATGTTGGTTTTGGGGTTGGGCCCAACTCCAAGTGTATACTTGGATAATGATTACATTGTTGGTCTTAATAAGAATAAATCAACAGTTGCTTTATCCACCCAGGGTTTGTTACTTGAGGATGACTCAATCCTAAAACTTGGCCTTTCTGGTGGGACAAAGGGAAGTATGAGCCTGTTGGAATGCCCTCTGTCAACAGAAACTGATGTTAGTATGCCTCACCAGGTTCTTGCTGAGGATTGTAGACTTTCAATTCCTGTTGTTGATGAGGGTTCTACTTCGGCCAAGAAATCTGGTGGTTTTATGCCAGCACTCCTTTTTGCTCCGAAAATGGATAGTGGCAAAGGTTTGGTTCATGCACAAAAACTTTTTCAGTTTGGGGATAAATCACTTCGTTATCAATTTCATCAAAGTTGTGAGCCCTCTTCTCACACTGACTTCTCAGTAGACACGCTCTCCGAGCAAACCACCACTATAACATCCTCAGATAATCAAGCAAGCAATTCGAAGAAATGTAGGTTTGTTGGCTGTTCAAAAGGAGCAAGAGGGGCTTCTGGTCTTTGTATTGGTCATGGGGGCGGCCAAAGATGCCAAAAACCAGGGTGTAACAAAGGTGCTGAGAGCCGCACTGCCTACTGTAAGGCTCATGGTGGAGGGAGGAGGTGCCAACACTTGGGCTGCACTAAAAGTGCTGATGGGAAGACAGATTTTTGCATAGCACATGGTGGAGGCAGACGATGTGGGTTTCCTAGAGGGTGCAAAAAGGCTGCACGAGGTAAAACAGGGCTTTGCATCAGACATGGTGGGGGAAAGAGGTGTAAGGTGGAAGGTTGCACGCACAGTGCAGAAGGACAAGCTGGTTTGTGCATCTCTCATGGTGGTGGACGTCGTTGCCAGTTCCAGGGATGTACTAAGGGTGCTCAGGGAAGTACTATGTTTTACAAGGCTCATGGTGGTGGAAAACGTTGTATATTTGCAGGGTGTACCAAAGCTGCCGAAGGGAGCACACCATTATGCAAAGGACACGGTGGGGGCAAACGTTGCCTCTACAATGGAGGTGGCATTTGTCCCAAGAGTGTGCATGGAGGCACCAACTTTTGTGTTGCGCATGGTGGTGGGAAGAGGTGTGTTGTGCCAGGCTGTACAAAGAGTGCACGAGGTTGTACCGATTGTTGTGTCAAACATGGTGGTGGAAAGCGATGCAAGGTTGAGAATTGTGGCAAGAGTGCCCAAGGAAGCACAGACTTCTGCAAGGCACATGGTGGAGGTAAAAAATGCTCCTGGGGGGAGAGCAAATGTGAGAAATTTGCAAGGGGCCGTAATGGGCTATGTGCTGCTCATAGCAATATGGTACAAGAGCGACAGGCGAACATGGGAGGGCTTATCGCACCCGAAGTCTTCCATGGGCTTGTAGCAGCAACATTCACAAGAAGCTGTTGGGACAACAATCACTCATCCTCAGGCACTAGTGTTATTTCTGATGGTATTGATTCCCTCGACAAACCAGCGAAAAGGCAACAACTAATACCACCTCAGGTATTGGTTCCTTTATCTATGAAATCCTCATCCTCTTACTCAAGTTTCTTGAGTGCTGAGAAGCAAGAACGAAGAAATGGGGACCGCAAGGACATCGGTGGCGTTGTCAATAAGAAGAGCTTTGACTTCATAATTCCGGAGGGTAGGGTCCATGGTGGTGGTCTCATGTCCTTGCTTGGTGGAAATCTAAAGAACCCCTTTGATGGAATTTAAAGTCAAATCATGTAGAAATCTAGTTTGGTTTTTTTAGGTTGTTGTTGTTCCTTGAAATTATTCTTAAAATTTGGTTGCCGTCAAAAGACTTGATACACATATACACGGTTTGTGTTGATTGATGAAACCCAGCATAGAACCAGTTACGCATGGATTTTGTAATCTGTTGTGTTCTAATAACGTCGTAATAGTCATAGACCGATGGCTATATATCTGGTTATATTATTATTTGCCCGCATTGCAAAGGCTTCAGCCAAACTTAAATCTCTTTTTATTTTGCTCACTCGGTGCCGCCCTTCTTTGTCTATCTTTCCCTCTCCTAACACTAACAGTATATATACACACACGTAGAGAGAAACAGGTTCGTTTTTTTGACTTTCACTTCTGAAGATTCAACCATCGCCTTTCACCTTTTGAATTCTCTAACGCCACTCTTTTTTAGGTAAATTTTCACTTCGAATTTCTATCTCCATTTTCTTTTTTCGATTCTCATGCTTTTTATTAggttatatatttaatataatgacTTCCAACTTTTAGATTTGAATTGAATGCGCAATTCTTTGATATATTGTTTTCCTGCAACTTTTTAGTTTACGATCGAATTGGTTGAATTGCAATGACTTTTTCTGCTTTGAATCCTTTTCCTCACCTTCAGTTTGATCTGTTTCTCCTTTTCTATTTTATAATGCAATGTTCGTCAAAATTTTCTCCTCTGTTATTATTTtccttcaaaatatttttttttctcttttcagaAATTTGAATTTCGAGCGAAAAGTATGATTCACTTTAACCATTGATTCGAGTGTGTTGCTTAAAAAAACTGATCATTAACCTTTTTTGGCGggaattaaaacttttaaaataaaagagaCAAATTACCAGAAAAATAACTCCGTTCTTAATTTAAAATCCTTAAACCTTGCATCTAAATTTCAAGTGTAATTCACATTTTCTTTTGCTGGTAATTGATGATTAATACGAAATGCAGAAATTCGAACTCAATGGACTCGTTCTACAATGAAAACAACAAACTCAACGTCCTAAAAAACAGCAACATTCCGAAGCTGATGACTCCTGCAAGAAGCCGTGGCAGCTACTATTCATCACCAGAGAACCTCATAAAGTACCTACGCTCCAATTCTCTCTCCAGTTGTGGCAACAGCAGCTCCTCCAggaaaagcagcttcagatcatcGGTTTCACCACAGTCGGAGAAGACGCCACTGAAGGTGGTGGAGAAAGATGTGCTTGTCATGGACGAAGTTCTTGTTGCTTCTGATAGTAACATTGTAGGATCTGGTTCTTCGTCGTCTTCGGGAAGTGTTGGTTACTACAAATCAGAGATTTGCAGGGCTTGGGAAGAGTTTGGCCATTGCCGATACGGATCCAAGTGTCAGGTATATTTCTCTGCTGCATTGTCTAATATGATTGAAATTTCATGATTACGTAAATGTTATAATAAAACTCCGCCTATGCTATTTCTTGGAtactaaaatgatgatattttgcaTTAATTCTTTGTTTAGTTTTCTGAACCTTTTGCAAAATGAAGGAGGTTCAGTTGATTGCTTGTTGGCAAGCATCAGGGTTCTAGTTTCGCTAATAATTCCATTAGGTAGATGATTTAAGTAGCATCTTCGACTTAAAAAGTTCGAGCATCGACACTTTAAACCAATTTTAAGAAAAAGAATAAGAGGGAGATTTTATTTTGGTCTGATTTGTCTTAGCTCTTCTATTTTGGTGTCATTGTCTATTTAACTTGATGATTTAGTGGACTTGAGCTGTAAGAATCTGTTTTTGGCACCTGTTTCGGAGAGATATTGTGAATGACCAATCAATATGTCTTTTTGTATTTGTTGACTTTGGGTTAATGGGTCTCTTTCTCCAGTTTTCTTTTGACAAGAAAATTGGAAATGGATTGAGAAAAAACCAAAAAGTCAATATTTGACTAGTTGAAAAACGATTCAATTGTTTTAGATAGTAAATGTGAATGTTAGCTTGTAGGCATGAACTAGGAACTTTTAATTTTAGCTTGTAGGCATGAACTAGGAACTTTTAATTTCATTAGATGCCAACTGAATATGAGGCGCATTTTTCTAGCACGAGGTGTGGCAAATTTCAATTGCCATGTTCTTGCCGTACAATTTACATTGCTTCCCAACCTCTTCCAGTGAAGATGTTATAGTCcagtgattttattttatttaaccaAAACTGCCTTTTCATAATCTGATCCAACTTTAACCACCCTGTTTTATGCTTGTTTGAACCCTTTTGAAATGTGTCAATTTCACTAATCTACTGAAGAAGCCTTGACTATTTTTGCAGTTTGCACATGGAAAGGAGGAGGTACGCCCCGCTTGTTTGCCTTTCAGGACCAAATCTGAGGTTAGCATCCAAGAAATTGTATCTGATGATATATTCCCATACCAAAACATTGGTGTACTTAAATGCTAGAAGGTCATTGCCCGTTTCTCTCTGAGTTGCTTAGGCACAGATATACAAGTCATACGCGAGCACCGTGTCGGACTCATACAGCTCAAAACCTCGCCTTTTGCATCCAGTCACTGAAACGGCTGCTTTTATAACCCAAAAGGACTCATTTGCCAATCCTGGTTACACAGGCCCAAGCTTCAGCACTCCTATCAAGCCTGAAGAGACAATCATCAACTCCCTCTCCACTGTCCAACCTGATATTACCCGCTTGAATACAAACTTCACGATGAAACGTAACACTAAAACCAGCAAGATCAACCCCACCTCCACCTCCACCATCAGACATGATACGAGTGCCACCACTTTCACCAATGGGTCCAACTGGTCACCTCAAGATGATCGCATTGATGTTACCTTGCCATCCTTTCCTGGCCAAACACCATCAAAGGGGGACATCGATGCATACATCGACAATGTTCTCCATGCTCCTGCTACAAAGAAGAGGTTGCCAGTGTTTTCTGCCATTTGTCCAGAGTAATGATCTCTTTTTGATTCTCAGCTTTGGATCAAGGTATAATCAATATTTTCTTTCTATTAGTACCAAACTGTAGAAATTTTGGTCATCTACTCAACATTGAGGAGTAAACATAAACAGCTTTCCATAACCATTACAGTAGAACTTACAAACCAAGACCATAATGTTTTTTTTGTTCTAATTTTCGGTCAGATTTGTTAGATTCTTGATAAATGAGTCAAGGATTATGTTTGGATACTGAGAAAATAAAGGAAAACTAAAAGGAATTTTCAGAGAAAGATTGATTTCTCGTGAGTTACTGTCTAACTGGTTAACAGCAACAGTAACAGAAACATTAATCAACTTTCTTTCCAGGTTCTACTGTATTAGTTTAAGTACTATTTTTTCCGGCACCCTGGCTTATTTTTAGCTCTACATCTTGGTTACTGCTGTTTGTACTTTCATTTTAGAGCTCACTTAGCGGCTCATGACTTGAAGATCTTCCACTTAACTTTTGTTCTGACAACTAAGATAGTAGCCTTTTAAGGGGTGTTTGGGTTATAGAAATGTTTGATTATGTTTGGTAATATGATTACTCTTTGTTTAGATTACGTAACTGCCAAGTTATCTTATTTGATTTATGCACTTGAAATCACGTTTTTTTCACGGATAACAATATCAATATCAATCGAGCTAAGACTCGAtcagtaattttattatttagttaaTAGAATATAAGATAATATAAAAACATTTATTGATATGTTAGCAATTTGActatcatattttatatatttatgtagaTTATGTAGGTTAAActttgattaaattaattttgacTTGTATGAAGCGATGTTTGAAGCTCTTGTTAGATACTCGTTTGGCATGGGTTCAAATCGTGTTTTACCCTATTCTCTATCCCAAATATTGTATCAATTTTTTTGGGGTAAATTAAAACGCTCTATctacatatttaattttaaattttcaatcattaaatatatattaataaaggtAATATTTTGAATCTATATAATAGAGATATCaaatcaagataaagttttacaCGCATGACAAATTCAACTATGTTAGTAAATTTAACGATTGAATTGTtacaatattaattataaaaaaactacaaaaataaataaaattacttGAATTTTATACTAATGTAAATGAATCATtttcaattttgtaaaaattaaaatactataatCGATGGAATGTAATTATATAATAGATAAATATTACACTTTGTCAACTAATGATGATAGTAGTAGACAAATCtcatttataataaataaataaataaagttgaaacgttaattaaaagaaaatattagaaaaatagaatttgattcattaatatttagtatttttgtttttatgaaaATGGATTAAACTCACAATTacctaataaataatataaaattatcgaAAACCTTAAATGTAAGAAAATTATTTGATACATTATTAATAgagtttttaaattttacaaacgGATCAAAGGTCTAACAAGTATTATATTTATTTaggtaattattatttttatatttttaccgaTGGAGTCTGAAAAACTCTCCACTAGTGGTGTATCAAATAATTATCCATAAACATATGGTATTAAGATTATccctatattattaaaatttggcATTgctaataatattatattatcaaCTAAAGGTAATATTGTTGAACCAAACACGATCATGTGATTAAAGAATATAAGATTTCATCGataatataatattttgtaaTCTAAATGACCCTAATTGTTTTATGCCAAAGTTGATGCGAGAATTTTCTTTTTATGATTAGAGGTGCTTATGAGTCGAgtcaaaatattattaaaattagaaattaagtagatattattaaaatttgtcaaaatattttattttaattcatatttttattgtaatttgaaattaAGGACAAATTTGATACTCTTCCTTTtgatgtgtttgaattttgcaattaaactttaaatttgattgaattttgccaatgatttctattgaaatttgTCATTCAATATTGATTTTAGGATTTGAAGATTGAAAAGATCAATCGAAcattcattttaataattaacAATAAAGTAATTTATAAAagcattaaaaattaaaagaaaaaaattcaacGCAAAATTGTTATTCTAGGAAAGAAGACTAGtataaatatcaagaaaattaagtttattcttttataaatgaaatatttattgttaatgtttaatttaaatattcgtattaattaatttattatcaattttattataataaatattttgatattaaatttttGTCAAATCATTTAAATTTACATTTAAGTAGGAAATTTACATCTCACTGAAAAACGTCCGGTTGGGGCGCTTTCGATCAAGTTACTCAAAATGTGCCTTGCTGGGAGCGTTTTCACTCTCCCATTATCAACCCACCCTGAAACATTTCCTCACGCTAGAATCCTTTAGATATCCTAGGATTCTTGGGATAATATTTTTGCAGGCCATGCTATTGAGGCAAAAGTTGTATAAATGGAATAGTAGTTTAGCTAGTGTCGCCATAAGGAAAATTTGAGCATACAAAAACACAAGAAGGTGAAATTCGTAAGACGTTCCATAAGACAAAAATTTTAGCAAAGATGTGATTATATCAAGTAAGTTTCGATTTTTGTTGTTAATGGATAATTActactctttttttcttttttcataatGTTTGGTTTTAAACATGTGAAACAAACTATTTGGTTAGAAATTAGTAGACGAGTTAATTCTATTGTTTATTACAACGGTGCAGTTCGTGACATCGAAGTTGAAGGCATTTTTTCATCAGTGTACATAGCACGGTTGGCTTTCAACTCAAACATACAATTGTCAAAACTCCGTAGAAGAATTAGGCAGAAAGTCATTGGATCCACCTGGATAAGACTATCGTCCTTGAAATATAGATTTTTTAGCGTTGACAGACCCCGTTAAATATGAAGTTTTTGATGTCAAAAGCGCAATACTCAAGTTATATGCGGAGTTTGGCAACACAGGTGAAGGCAAACAGAGGTTGATATCTGTTCCAATTCGAAAGGTTGGAACAAAAGAGGAAGCTGGGAGTCCAATGACATGGTTGTGTGGTGGGTTTACGACTTTGTTAGAAAGCTCTCATTATGATATCCCGGAATCATCAATGGGAAAACATTAATCGGTTTCATCCCTAAATTTCTATCGCGACAGAAAAAATGTCCAACAGTCGGGGTATGGCAGTAACCCAGACTTTTACACCCCAGCACGACACTCTGTTAGTGGTTATGTCATCAAGTTTCACCGATTGGCAATCCGCAGGTGATTTTGGTTGTACCGACAACTATACAAGAAaggatgatgtactccctacaACCTCCACCTGTGAAGGGACATTCAACCCTGAACTTGCTAAGGGGTTGTACACTCAAGTTGTAATTGCACGTCCTCCAATATGATTGTACATTTTTCGCATGAAAGATGAAATATGTGTGTCCCGGGTCTCCATTTATTCACTAACGCGCTGACAAGTGTGGGATTCAATTTACACCCCTAAGCATACGAGCCACGTGAAAGAATCCTGCATCTCCCAAGTATGGTACGATTAAAGTCGATGAAGGGAGCAGATAGATTGCGAATATATGTCTCCAAAATCTGATCTTCCacctaattataaaaaaaaaatacaaaattttaaatttcaatataacaacttaataatgtaattaaattagattaaaaataatataaatattttcttaccatttgCAATTGGAAGGTCGAAATGTGGTTGTCATTAAACGAATAAGAGAATTGATCATTTCataatacaaaattaaataataaaaaacttaagacaattttaataaaaattgagaGAATTGAGAGTGAATTGAGAAAGAACTTAGAGAGAATTGAAAGAGAATTGAGAGTGAATTGGAAAAAAAAACAGGAATAGAGGGGCTTTAAATAggtctttttttttattatcatgGGGTGGGGGAAGTAGTTGTTGGAATTTGCCCGTTGTTGGTAGCCATTAGGAAAAAAATTGTCCAGCTAGAAGTGTTTTGCTGATAAAGCAGCAAAACGCGTCAAAATGGAAACGTTTTCTTGCAACTTATGTAAAAAATGCATCCAACTCAGTGCATTTTCCTACAAAGCACGCtaaaaacaaatttaactcagcgcattttcaaaaattagccTAATCctagaaatattaaaaaaaatggcttaattccacaaatattaaaaaaaaaagagagacatTTTCTATTAATTCATCCACGCATGTATATGAACAAAAGGTTAGATTAGACTTGTGAATTATTTGTCTAGTATTggttttgtgaaaaataaaatagaataaaataaataaaaataaagaacacataaattttacgtggaaaccctttcggaaaaaaccacggaagaggagaagaaaattcactatgtcgaaaaatttttactcaaatacaagaggaatagactatgtctatttataggcttgcaaagccatattctagtaggattgaaacaccttatcctaatcaatataaaatagatggagtttaataaggtttaaaaccttattctaaaataaaataaaagaagtctagttctatatggattttacttttattttattttccatcgtattttatttaaataagaatttgggtcacttaattctaacaatctccaccttgacacaaattctcaatgaacaagttcttcatcgcgaactttcaataaacaagttcttcacctcttccaaaaaccccttaagggtttaacttcaacaatgaacaccaaccaagtctaagcaatgctcaaacttggttataggaagtgacttagtcatcatatctgcaggattttcatgagtgctaattttgctcacaacaatatcaccacgagcaataatatcacgaacaaaatgatcttgaatatcaatgtgttttgttctctcatgaaacatttgatcttttgtaagaaagatggcactgattgtcacaaaaatcttgtcttgatttgaaggtcttcattgagttcactaaatagtcccttcaaccaaatagcttctttacaagcctcaagaatcgccatgtactcagcttccgttggtagacaaagcgatcgtagtttgcaaagtggctttccaactaattgcacaacctccgattgtaaagacgtaactcgtgagagatcttcttctatcaaggtctccaagcaaaatcagcatcaacataccctataactccatctttagttcttccaaactgtaagcaaacattagtagtgcctcgtaagtatcttaaaatccatcgaatcgcttttagtgttctttaccagattcgccatgtatccgctaatcgcaccgatcgcatatgataaatcggacgtgaacaaaccatagcatacatgagagatcccatctgcactagagtatggaacatgtgacatgtactcaatctcattatcgattcagagataaggccgatgaaagtccgaaatggtcgctaaaggagtactaacaggcttagcactctgcatattgaactcgcaaagaactttctcaatgtacccttccgacttaggtacaatttacttgcttttctatctcgagaatctccataccaagtatcttctttctggtcctaaatctttcatctcaaattcttcacttagttgggctttaacctttcttatctctctttatcttttgtcgctatcaacatgtcatcaacataaagaagtagatacacaaatgaaccatcactgtttttct encodes:
- the LOC108476281 gene encoding uncharacterized protein LOC108476281 isoform X1, yielding MDLNKNVQFSHVSELSKNEKFGDTTLCLNFLGHGGSNKARFGTTQNDLHADLSNAPDDGCMLVLGLGPTPSVYLDNDYIVGLNKNKSTVALSTQGLLLEDDSILKLGLSGGTKGSMSLLECPLSTETDVSMPHQVLAEDCRLSIPVVDEGSTSAKKSGGFMPALLFAPKMDSGKGLVHAQKLFQFGDKSLRYQFHQSCEPSSHTDFSVDTLSEQTTTITSSDNQASNSKKCRFVGCSKGARGASGLCIGHGGGQRCQKPGCNKGAESRTAYCKAHGGGRRCQHLGCTKSADGKTDFCIAHGGGRRCGFPRGCKKAARGKTGLCIRHGGGKRCKVEGCTHSAEGQAGLCISHGGGRRCQFQGCTKGAQGSTMFYKAHGGGKRCIFAGCTKAAEGSTPLCKGHGGGKRCLYNGGGICPKSVHGGTNFCVAHGGGKRCVVPGCTKSARGCTDCCVKHGGGKRCKVENCGKSAQGSTDFCKAHGGGKKCSWGESKCEKFARGRNGLCAAHSNMVQERQANMGGLIAPEVFHGLVAATFTRSCWDNNHSSSGTSVISDGIDSLDKPAKRQQLIPPQVLVPLSMKSSSSYSSFLSAEKQERRNGDRKDIGGVVNKKSFDFIIPEGRVHGGGLMSLLGGNLKNPFDGI
- the LOC108476281 gene encoding uncharacterized protein LOC108476281 isoform X2, with the protein product MLVLGLGPTPSVYLDNDYIVGLNKNKSTVALSTQGLLLEDDSILKLGLSGGTKGSMSLLECPLSTETDVSMPHQVLAEDCRLSIPVVDEGSTSAKKSGGFMPALLFAPKMDSGKGLVHAQKLFQFGDKSLRYQFHQSCEPSSHTDFSVDTLSEQTTTITSSDNQASNSKKCRFVGCSKGARGASGLCIGHGGGQRCQKPGCNKGAESRTAYCKAHGGGRRCQHLGCTKSADGKTDFCIAHGGGRRCGFPRGCKKAARGKTGLCIRHGGGKRCKVEGCTHSAEGQAGLCISHGGGRRCQFQGCTKGAQGSTMFYKAHGGGKRCIFAGCTKAAEGSTPLCKGHGGGKRCLYNGGGICPKSVHGGTNFCVAHGGGKRCVVPGCTKSARGCTDCCVKHGGGKRCKVENCGKSAQGSTDFCKAHGGGKKCSWGESKCEKFARGRNGLCAAHSNMVQERQANMGGLIAPEVFHGLVAATFTRSCWDNNHSSSGTSVISDGIDSLDKPAKRQQLIPPQVLVPLSMKSSSSYSSFLSAEKQERRNGDRKDIGGVVNKKSFDFIIPEGRVHGGGLMSLLGGNLKNPFDGI
- the LOC108475042 gene encoding uncharacterized protein LOC108475042 gives rise to the protein MDSFYNENNKLNVLKNSNIPKLMTPARSRGSYYSSPENLIKYLRSNSLSSCGNSSSSRKSSFRSSVSPQSEKTPLKVVEKDVLVMDEVLVASDSNIVGSGSSSSSGSVGYYKSEICRAWEEFGHCRYGSKCQFAHGKEEVRPACLPFRTKSEAQIYKSYASTVSDSYSSKPRLLHPVTETAAFITQKDSFANPGYTGPSFSTPIKPEETIINSLSTVQPDITRLNTNFTMKRNTKTSKINPTSTSTIRHDTSATTFTNGSNWSPQDDRIDVTLPSFPGQTPSKGDIDAYIDNVLHAPATKKRLPVFSAICPE